The Pseudoxanthomonas suwonensis sequence AGATCACGCCCGCGGCGGCCACGCCCTGCGCCTTGAGGCGAGCGACTGCTTTATCGAGCGCGCCGGCCTCGACATCGGCCAGCATCACCTTCATCCCGAGGCGTCCGAACGCTTCGCCGAGCGCCAGGCCGATGCCACTGGCCCCGCCAGTGACGAACGCGACCTTGCCTTCGAAGTCCTTCATGTCGAAGCCAGGGCGGTGAACGGACAGCCCATCCCACCCGCCCTTGCCAGCGCGGCCGAACGGCCCTTCCAGCCGCCAGTCCTGTGCGCGGCGGACAGCTCGTAGATTCCGCGCCGGGCGGCAAGGATGGGATCGTCCGACATCTCGATGCCGTCCGTCAGGCGCGTCGGGTCGTGCAGCATCACCGGGTCGCCGATTTCTTCGGGGCTCGTCGGCCGGGTGAGCTCAAGCCGTCCGATGATGACGCGCTGCCGGTCGGCCGGCCAGGCGGCAGTGGGGTCGTGGGTAGGATCTTCGGGCCCGGCGATCTGCAGCGCGAGTCGGTAGCCGACGGGTCCATCCCGAAGCCGCGCCTCCAGCTCTTCGTACAAGTGGCTTGGCGGGTGCTGATGCAGGGCCTCCAATGTCTGTCCCGCCTCGCCAGCCTCCGGCTCCCACGAATAGCGGGCATGGCAGGCGTTTCCGTCCGCGTTGACGAAGCGGAAGGCGTGCAGCGCGTTGAACCGCGTCCGGGCGAAGCTCAGTGCCGCCGGAGCGGCCTGCAGCAGTTGCAACGCATGGCCGATCCAGGGACGTGCCGCGACGAAGGCCTGGATACGAACCTCATCGCGAATCCCTGTGCCAGGGTCAGGTCCGGCAACTTCGAGGAAGGCGAGCGTCTCTTCCGGCGTGCGCGTGATGAAGACGGCAAGCGGCAGCGCGACCAGATCGGTCACCGTCCCATCGGGCAGGAAGAACTTTGTCGCCATCGAGACCGATCGCGCGGGTCCCATCGGATTTCCGGAAGGGCTGTTCGAGAACCGGACCGTAGCCGGAGTGGCATCTCCCTGCAGGTGGAGCGCCCGGCTTATCCGGGGAGCTGCCGGCGAACCGACGAAGGTGGCCGCGTAATAGCGTCCATTCGCATGCACGCCACGACAGCCGGGGTAGAAACCCCCGAAGTTGCGGTGGATCGACTCCACCAACCGTTCGGAAGTCTCGTACTGGGGGCACACGGCCTTCACCGCAGTCCCCTCTTCGTGAGTTCACCCAGGTACCAGACAATGATCGGGCGCAGCTTCTCGGCCTCCGTCGTCTTCCAGTCCCGAAAAAGTTCCGTGCTGAGGGCAAGCACCGTATTCGGTATCGCCCCTGCCTGAATCATGCGATCCAGAGCCACGGCATGCGCGACCTGGGATTGACCGCCCACGGCATCGGCAACGAACATGGCTTCAAAGCCTTCCTTGAGCGCATCAACGACGGGATAGGCAAGACAGATCTCCGTATAAAGCGCACCGAAGATCAGGCGTCGTCGCCCCGTTGCCAGCACTGCGGCGCGAAACGGGGCGTCCTCCCACGCATTCATGGTGCTGCGGTCGATGATTTTCGTGGCGGGGAGCTCCGCGGTGATGGAGGCCCGGGTCGGGCCGTTCACGCCCATCTCCACGCCCACCGTGCTCAGGATCACCGGAATGCCCACGGCCTTCGCGATCCGGATCAGGTACCGGATGTTCAGGTCGACCAACTCCGGGCCGATCTCTGACCGGATGTTGTCGAACATCTCTTGCTGATAGTCGATCAGCAGCACGGCGACCTCGTCATGGTTCCAGACGGCGCCTTGAGGAGACGGTTTCTGCGAGGGCAAGGCGGTCATTGCCACACTCCGGCTTTGGAGGCTGCGCCGGCAGGACCGAGCATGCCAATGGATTCGAGGATATTCCCCGCTCCTTCCAGGCCGCAGCGTGGCGCGTTGGCGCCGAAAGGGGGTGGTGCGATGATGCTGGCACAGGTCACGAACGCGGTTCTGCTGCGGAAGGTCTGCATCGCTGCTCCCCCGTGTCGCGGGTCGTAGGTGGATGGGTGGTCGCCTCGGCTGCGCGTGGAGGAAGAACTGCCAGCTGTCGGCCGGATGCCTGCAGGATCGGGAAGCCCGGTAGCGATGGATTGCATCTGCGTGCGCAATCGCCTTGGTGTTCGTCCCTGGTGGGCCGCGCCTGTATGGTGTGCGCTTCGCCTACGGGTTCGACTGGGCATGGCGTGTAGGCTGCCGACGATGCGGAAGACGTGTATGGGCTGGTTGTTGATGGGAATGCTAACGCCCGCGGCGGCGGCAGATCGGCTGGACGCCGCCACGCGTGCCGCGATCCGCGCGGACGCGGGCGGGCCGATCATCATCGGCCACCGTGGTGCCAGCGCGCTGCGCCCTGAGCACACGCTGGAGGCCTATGCGAAGGCGATTGAGGACGGAGCGGACTTCATCGAGCCGGACCTGGTGATGACGCGCGACGGCGTACTGGTGGCGCGCCATGAGAACGAGATCGGCTCGACCACCGATGTGGCACGGTATGCGGAGTTCGCCGGCCATCGCACCACCCGGAAGGTGGACGGTGTCGCGGTGGAGGGCTGGTTCATCGAGGACTTCACCCTGGACGAACTGCGCCGGTTGCGGGCGATCGAACGCCTTCCCGCATTGCGCGGCGACGCATTCGACGGCCGCTACGCCGTGCCCACGTTCGAGGAGATCGTCCGCTTCGCCGCGGAGTCGTCCGCGCGGCACGGGCGGGTCGTCGGGCTGGTTCCGGAAATCAAGCATTCCAGCCATTTCCATGCCTTTGGGTACGATCCGGAGGCCGCACTGCTGGACGCGTTGCGCGCGCACGAGTACACGCGGCGGGCTCCGGTGGGCATCCAGTCGTTCGAAGTCGGCAATCTCGAGCGGCTGCGCACGCTGCTGGACGCCGCGAGGATGGACAACGTGTTCCTGGTGCAACTGTTGGGCGCACCGGACGAATCGCCTTACGACCTGGCGACCGCCGGTGAACCGATGACTTACCTGCAGATGGCATCGCCGCAGGGGCTGGCGCAAATCGCGACGTATGCCGACGTGGTGGCGCCGCATCTGCGCTACGTGTTGCCGCTGACCGCCGAGGGGGACCTCTCCACGACCGGCACCGGGTTCGTGGAGGCTGCGCACGCGGCCGGGCTGGCGGTGCACGTCTGGACCTTGCGGCCGGAGAACCTTTTCCTGCCGCCAGCATTGCGTTGCGACGGGGGCGACAGCGTTCGTTGCCTGCGAGGCGCCGCCATCGAGGCCGAGGCGTTGGCCGCCGCTGGCGTGGATGCGTTGTTCGCCGACGATCCCGGATCGATCGCAAGGGGTTGGGTATCGGAGCAGGGTGCTGCGCCGGCCATTCCGGAGCGGAACTGACTTCGGGAGCCCGCAACGAAAGAACCCCGCCATGACGGGGTGCGGTCTAGTCGGCCTTCGGCCTGGGTCTTCGGTCTAACCCGGGCACCAACGGAAGTCGTTAATTTATCTAGCAAACGGGAAGGGAGCATCCCGCCTCGCACTGCTCCGGCCTCATTTCGCCGCGAGAAGGCCGGGCGCCGCTGTGGAGCCGCCCTTTGCTGCCGGGTCCTTGCCGGAGTAGGTCCTGGAATGCCCGCAAGACAAGCTTCCCGCGCCTGGAGGCGTGACTTACTGGTAGCCGTCTCTACGCGTAGCGCCACGACGCCCTGCTACCAGCAAGCGCAGCGCGGGAGACGAATTCAAGCGCGACAGCGTTCCTCGCACGCCAGGTGTAGAGCGCCCGGATTCACGGGTGTTTGACCGCACCTGCGCGAAGGTGGCGAACACGCATGCCGGCCGTGCCTGGACCGGCGCACAGCGACCGTGGCGCCCGTCGCCGTCGCCACCCAAACCGTTCCGAAGGTCCGCATCGTGACCGACACCCGCGCACAATCCGGCGAGCATGGCCAACCCGTGGTGCTGATCACCGGGGCTGCGGGCAGCGTCGGCACCTCGCTGGCGGCGGCGCTGCGGCCGGCCTATCGGGTGGTCGGGATGGACGTGTCCGAACCGGAGGACGGCGCGGACGGGATCGAGATCGATCTGACCTCGGACGCATCGGTCGAGCGGGCGATGCGCGAGTTCCGCGAGCGCTACGGCAATCGCATCGCCTCGGTGGTCCACCTGGCGGCGTACTTCGATTTCAGCGGCGAATACAAGCCGCTGTACGACCAGGTCAATATCGAGGGCACGCGCCGGCTGCTGCGCGCGCTGCGTGGACTGGAGGTGGAGCAGTTCGTCTATTCCGGGACCATGCTGGTGCACGAGGCCACCGAGCCCGGCGGGCGCATCGACGAGGCCGCACCGATCCGGCCGCGCTGGGCCTATCCGCAGTCCAAGGCCGCGGCCGAACAGGTGGTCGCCGAGGAGCACGGGGGCATTCCCTATGTGCTGCTGCACCTGGCCGGCCTGTACGACGACCGCACCGCGGTGCCGACGCTGGCGCAGCAGATCGCGCGCATCTACGAGCGCAACATCCAGGCCCAT is a genomic window containing:
- a CDS encoding catalase; amino-acid sequence: MESIHRNFGGFYPGCRGVHANGRYYAATFVGSPAAPRISRALHLQGDATPATVRFSNSPSGNPMGPARSVSMATKFFLPDGTVTDLVALPLAVFITRTPEETLAFLEVAGPDPGTGIRDEVRIQAFVAARPWIGHALQLLQAAPAALSFARTRFNALHAFRFVNADGNACHARYSWEPEAGEAGQTLEALHQHPPSHLYEELEARLRDGPVGYRLALQIAGPEDPTHDPTAAWPADRQRVIIGRLELTRPTSPEEIGDPVMLHDPTRLTDGIEMSDDPILAARRGIYELSAAHRTGGWKGRSAALARAGGMGCPFTALAST
- a CDS encoding isochorismatase family protein is translated as MTALPSQKPSPQGAVWNHDEVAVLLIDYQQEMFDNIRSEIGPELVDLNIRYLIRIAKAVGIPVILSTVGVEMGVNGPTRASITAELPATKIIDRSTMNAWEDAPFRAAVLATGRRRLIFGALYTEICLAYPVVDALKEGFEAMFVADAVGGQSQVAHAVALDRMIQAGAIPNTVLALSTELFRDWKTTEAEKLRPIIVWYLGELTKRGLR
- a CDS encoding glycerophosphodiester phosphodiesterase family protein translates to MGWLLMGMLTPAAAADRLDAATRAAIRADAGGPIIIGHRGASALRPEHTLEAYAKAIEDGADFIEPDLVMTRDGVLVARHENEIGSTTDVARYAEFAGHRTTRKVDGVAVEGWFIEDFTLDELRRLRAIERLPALRGDAFDGRYAVPTFEEIVRFAAESSARHGRVVGLVPEIKHSSHFHAFGYDPEAALLDALRAHEYTRRAPVGIQSFEVGNLERLRTLLDAARMDNVFLVQLLGAPDESPYDLATAGEPMTYLQMASPQGLAQIATYADVVAPHLRYVLPLTAEGDLSTTGTGFVEAAHAAGLAVHVWTLRPENLFLPPALRCDGGDSVRCLRGAAIEAEALAAAGVDALFADDPGSIARGWVSEQGAAPAIPERN